The following DNA comes from Coleofasciculus chthonoplastes PCC 7420.
CTCATACCTTAAAAAAGGGCGGGTTTTGCCACAAACATTATCAACAATATTCTCAATTCAATCCCTAAACCCGCCCCTACAAATTACCCTGTTTTCGCATCAACCCTTGCACAGTCACCAACTGTTCCTTAAAAAAGGGCGGGTTTTGCCACAAACATTATCAGCAAGATTTACAATTAAATCCCTAAACCCGCCCCTACAATTCACCCTGCTTTCGCATCACCCGTTGCACAGTCACCAACTGTTCCTTAAAAAAGGGCGGGTTTTGCCACAAACATTATCAGCAAGATTTACAATTAAATCCCTAAACCCGCCCCTACAAATTACCCTGTTTTCGCATCAACCCTTGCACAGTCACCAACTGTTCCTTAAAAAAGGGCGGGTTTTGCCACAAACATTATCAGCAAGATTTACAATTCAATCCCTAAACCCGCCCCTACAAATTACCCTGCTTTCGCATCAACCCTTGCACAGTCACCAACGCCCGATTCAACTCATACCTTAAACAAGGGCGGGTTTTGCCACAAAGATTATCAGCAAGATTCACAATTCAATCCCTAAACCCGCCCCTACAATTCACCCTGCTTACCCATCAACCCTTGCACAGTCACCAACTGTTCCTTAAAAAAGGGCGGGTTTTGCCACAAACATTATCAGCAAGATTTACAATTAAATCCCTAAACCCGCCCCTACAATTCACCCTGCTTTCGCATCACCCGTTGCACAGTCACCAACTGTTCCTTAAAAAAGGGCGGGTTTTGCCACAAAGATTATCAGCAAGATTCACAATTCAATCCCTAAACCCGCCCCTACAATTCGCCCTGCTTTCGCATCACCCGTTGCACAGTCACCAACTGTTCCTTAAAAAAGGGCGGGTTTTGCCACAAAGATTATCAGCAAGATTCACAATTCAATCCCTAAACCCGCCCCTACAAATTACCCTGTTTTCGCATCAACCCTTGCACAGTCACCAACTGTTCCTTAAAAAAGGGCGGGTTTTGCCACAAAGATTATCAGCAAGATTCACAATTCAATCCCTAAACCCGCCCCTACAAATTACCCTGTTTTCGCATCAACCGTTACACAGTCACCAACTGTTCCTTAAAAAAGGGCGGGTTTTGCCACAAACATTATCAGCAAGATTCACAATTAAATCCCTAAACCCGCCCCGACAAATTACCCTGTTTTCGCATCAACCGTTACACAGTCACCAACTGTTCCTTAAAAAAGGGCGGGTTTTGCCACAAACATTATCAGCAAGATTTACAATTAAATCCCTAAACCCGCCCCTACAATTCGCCCTGCTTTCGCATCACCCGTTGCACAGTCACCAACTGTTCCTTAAAAAAGGGCGGGTTTTGCCACAAACATTATCAGCAAGATTCACAATTCAATCCCTAAACCCGCCCCTACAATTCACCCTGCTTACCCATCAACCTTTGCACAGTCACCAACTGTTCCTTAAAAAAGGGCGGGTTTTGCCACAAACATTATCAGCAAGATTCACAATTCAATCCCTAAACCCGCCCCTACAAATTACCCTGCTTTCGCATCAACCCTTGCACAGTCACCAACTGTTCCTTAAAAAAGGGCGGGTTTTGCCACAAAGATTATCAGCAAGATTTACAATTAAATCCCTAAACCCGCCCCTACAATTCACCCTGCTTACCCATCACCCGTTGCACAGTCACCAACGCCCGATTCAACTCATACCCCCTCCCTTCCGGATGCGCCAAATACGCCAACTGTTCCTCCTCAATCATCTGCACATCCTGACGCACCAACCCATCCAACAACCCCTGCGCCGAACCAAACAAACTATCCTTAATCCACCGCCGAAACCAAATCGGTAACTTATGCAACCGCCAAAACGCATTCAGCGACGTAAAATGAACCAAATAGGCACGAGTCTGCCGTAAATTTATCGGACACAATAAACAATAAATCCTAAAATCTTCCCCCAAACTCGACACCCAATGGGGATAAACATAACTCACATTCAACGGTTCCGGATGCAAACGCCGTAACGCCGGAAAAAACAACTGAGAAATCGACCAAATCTTATCAATTTTATAATAACTCTTCGCCTGATAATGAGCATCCACCCGATGTTCATCCTCATCAATATCCACCAAAACCGGATCAGCCCACGCTTGCCAATCCTGATGTAAATGCCCATGATACATATCCATCAAATTCTCAATTAAAAACGAATAATGGGCATTACAGTCAATCCGAGAAACCGTAGCAATATAATTCAAATGCTCCCACTCCGGGAGTCCCATCGGTTGTCGAATGTTCCTATCACCCTCCCCTGGAAACAGCCAAATAAACCCATCTTTTTCCCGTACCGGATAAGCACGAATTGCACAACTCGGCAATTTTTGATTTTCAGCTAAATAGGGAACGAAAACACAAGTTCCCGTTGACTTAAACTGCCAGCCGTGATAGGTGCATTCCAACAAATCTCCCTTAACTTGACCATGACTCAATTGCACCTGGCGATGGGGACAACGGTTTTCTAATGCATGAATTTCACCCGTACTATCGCGAAAAATAACAATATTTTGATGCCAAAGGGTTACGCCGATAGGTTTAGATTTAACCTCATCGCTACGGGCGACAACATACCAATGATTGAGGTTAATTCTAAGTTGGCGAACGTCTAAATTAGTCATACTAAGTCATAATTCAATTGTAGTTACAATTTAATTGTAGGGACAGGTTTATCCATTGTAGGGGCGGGTTTAGGAATTCAACTCAGCTATCTCACCAATAACGGAACAGCAAAACCCGCCCTATCTCACCAATAACGGAACAGCAAAATCCTTTACCATTGAATCGGGCGCACGTCGGTGCGCCCCTACGGTGTCACACCCTATAATATTCTGTCCCGATCAAAATCCGTTAACGCATGAGAACCAAAGGGACATAATATCCCCGTAGAAGCAAACGTCGGCGCCGTCGGAATCATCGGCGGAGAGGTTGAAGGCAAATTCGTCTCACAAATCCCCCCAATCCCTTTAATAATCTCACCCGACGATACCACAAAAGTCGCCCCCGCATAACTTTTTAATCTCGGATCTTTGGCTTGGGCAATCATAATCATACCCTGACGCGGATTCTTTGCAGGTAACATCAAATAGCGATAATTCTCCGTCTCCTGGAACCCCGCCAAATTTAACTCAACTAAACTTGTGGCAAACTGAGAATACTCCAGAAAATAATTCAATTGCGCCAGATTCACCGCATTTAAATACTCTTGCACCTCCCCTTGCAGCGCCAAAGCTGCGGCTGTTTGGGGAATGTAGGGAGGCGATTCCTGCGCCTGTACCGTTGGCGAGAATCCTGCTAATAAACTAATCAGTCCTAATTTCGCGATCGCACCTTTAATCATAGCGTGTTCCTCTCCATTGGGGATAGGGGAAGTCAGGGCGGGTTTTGTTGATAGGTTATCGGTGAGATTCAATATTGAATCCCTAAACCCGCCCCTACAATTACCCATCTCCCTTATATTGAAAAAATGCCTTCTGGATTCACCGATAACAGCGATCGCTGTTGCAATCCTTCCCGGTGTATAATCCCATTAGCCGCCAAGAATCCACTACTCACCGCCCGTTCCATTAACCCACAGGGAAAGGGCATTTTTACCCAGTCTCCAGCAAAAAATAGATTCGCCACCCCCGAATCAGTTTCTGGGCGTTCCTGATAACTCCCTGGCGGATAACCAGAGAAGTTTTTCTGATTCACTAACTCTCGATGTAACATCGTCGCCGTTTGTAATTCTGGGACAATTTCATAGAGTTCCTGTGCAAACGTGGTTAACAAAACCTGCTGATTAGGAAACTCGTCTTCTTTATAACAATAAGCATGTAATTCTACCACACTTCCCCCCGTCTTTTCATGCCACTGAATATAATCATCTTGGATGCGATGATACAAAGTAATACTATCGGTGAGACGATAGCCAGACAGAGAAGTAAAATTACTATGATCCCAAGCAAAATCCCGATCAAACCAAAATCGGGCAACCGCAAAGGGATCAGCGACGGCTAATTGTTCCACCTGCTGAAATACCTGGGAATTCACTTCCCCTTCTGCTAATTTAAACAAATGTTGGACACCGGGAACATCCGTGGCAAAGACATAATAATCCGCCTGAATCGTTTCTGTCGCTACCGGGGGCGACTCTGGACTAGAAATCCCCACCAGTTGCACTTCATCCTCAGTGCTTTGCATCAGGTTAAACCGAGGTAAATCCCGTTTCGCCGGACCCGCAATCACCTGCCCTTGGGAATTATAAACCGCCCCATGACAAGGACAAAGAAACTGACCATCTGCTTGGCGTTGTACCGTACAGCCTTGATGAGTACAAGTTAGAGAAATCGCTTGATTCTCCTCTGGAAAAAGGGCAAACATGGCATCTCCAGCCCCGTAATAGTCCACAGTCTGATCGGATTCATCAGTTTCCATCCTACGATTCCGCTTCACCCAAAACGGCACCGAGGGTTGAGTATTTCCCGACTGATAACTAATCGAATGAATCTGCCCATCTTGCCAATTAATGCTACTCACCGTCGCTTCTGTAACAATCGTTCCCTGCCGATTTTGAATCGCCTGGGCAATGGGTTCCACCAAACTCCTACCCATATCCTGGCGGGTTCCATCAAACGCCAATCCCTCCGGATTACCAAAAAAATAAAAGTGGAAAAACTGCATTAATTCGCCCACACTCAGCAAATCCGGCGCATTCAGACTAGATTTAGCAAAGGGTAAAAAATACAGATCATAAAGTCCCTGGGGAAACTCACCTTTTACCCAATCCGCAACCGATAACTGATCCAAACGCTGAAAACTATCGGGGATTTGGAAGCCGCCAATTTCCCGAAACACCTGCCAATGTTTCAACTTGGTCAAATTAATCCCCCAACGCCAGCGATTTGAGGACGCGATCGCTAAATCTACCACATTCCAGGGAAAGGCAGAACGGCTAGGGCGAAAGACTTCCGGCTGATACTGATTATCCCGAAAAACCACCGAGTAAAATTCCAGGGAACGGAAGTGATCCTGAATCTCCAACTCAGCCACCAACCGATTCAAATTATAATACTGCGGGAAAAAGCCATGGAACCCATGTTCCATCCGCAGGGCGTGATCACCCACCTGAATTTGCCAACTCGCAATCTTACCGCCGAGTTGAGGCGATCGTTCTAATAGTGTCACATCAAAGCCGCGTTGACTCAACTCATAGGCACAACTAAGCCCCGCCAATCCCGCACCCACAACCACCACCGATTTTGGCTGAGTCAGGGTTCGGGGTAAATCCAGGGTATCCGGTTGAATAACCGTCGGTTGCGGTTTCGCCCAGCGAGAATATCCGATCACACTACCCACCCCAGCCACACCAATAAGTTTCAGGGCGGTGCGTCGGGAAAGGTAGAATCGGTTTAATTTGTCATTGGTCATTGTTTAAAACACTGATTTCACGGATTTATTGGAGAGATGGGGGTAGGGAGGTGAGAGGTTAGTCACACACTGATGACACTGAAAGGTTAGTTCTCGCATTTAGAGAGGATAATAATGAAACCCGCCCCGACAGAAAATTTAAATGAACTATTGGCATGAAACATTGGCTGTAGCCCAGCGCATTTTAATCGAACTGGGGCGAAGACGCCGCAGTCTGGTGTTTTGGGGAATTTTCCCCATTTCGGTATTATTACTCAACGGTTATATTTTGGCAGAACGCGCCCAATTGTCGATGGCGCAAGCCTTTGAAAATGCCGCCCCTTCGACGTTGGCAGGTGCTGCTTTATTTTTTAGCTGTCTGGGGGGTACGGTAGCAACGGTGGTAGGGGAACGAGAACAGCAAACCCTTAAACGTCTGTTCATCTCACCCTTAAGTGGCATATCCTATTTTCTAGGTATCTTTTGCGCCCATAGCGCCATTGCTGGGGGTCAAGCGGTTTTGGTTTATGCGATCGCAGCATGTTGGGGTGCTAAGTTTCAGGGGTCTCTAGTTTTAGGCATCTTGATCATTCTACAGAGTATCATGGCTTACGTGGGAGTGGGATTCATCCTTGGTACCCAATTTGCCCGTCGCACGGAGGATGTAAACGCCTTGGTTGCAGCGTTTGGCGTACCCCTGTTAATTTTAGGGGGCGCATTTTTACCCACATCCCTATTTCCCGACACCTTGCTAGACATCGCCCAATTTAACCCGATTTACCATATCAACGAAGCGCTGCTGGGTGTTTGGGCAAATGGCGCGGGATTGGCGGATATTCGGGAGCATTTTTTGTTTTTGGGCGTATTTGCCTTAATTATGGTAGTAGCCGGATGGTTATCTTATCAGCGGATGCTGAGAGTTGAGCGAAGGTTATGATATCAGATAAATCTTCGTCGGGGCGCACAGACGTGCATTGGTGTCAACTTAAGGCGAAACCCCCTCACCCCCAACCCCTCTCCCACCAGGGGAGAGGGGAGTAGGTTTGTAGTGAGGGCTTTAGCCCGGATTTCTCACCACAATTGCCCAAAGGTCCCATACAACCTGGATTAACCGTAGAATAAGGCTTTCAACACTATGTCAAAATTCCGGGTTGGTCAAAAATGCTCGAAACCTACTCCAGGTAAAGGTTTCGACGACTCAGATGGCAAAATTTGTGAGAAATGCGGGTTTAGCCTTTGACAATTTTGGCAACCTCCCATTTGAGATTTTTGAATTTTCAATTAGTCCGTGTCAGAAATTCATAAAATTGTCCTATTTTATGTATTAGTCATTGTGCTGCATATCGAAAACCTCTGTAAATCCTACGGCAATCGCCACGTTCTACAAAATCTCACCCTGCACATCCACCCCGGAGAAATTTACGGATTACTCGGACCCAATGGTGCCGGAAAAACCACCACAATTAATAGTATCTGTAACTTACTCAAAGCCGACAGTGGCACAATCACCATTAATCACCAACCCGTCTCCGACGCCACCAAAACCCTAATCGGAATTGCCCCCCAGGAAAACTTACTCTATAAAACCTTAACCTGTGCCGAAAACCTGCATTTTTTTGCCCGCATCTATGGCTTAAGCAAGCGACAACGACAACAACAAGTCCACACCTGTTTAGACGCTGTTAATCTATGCGATCGCGCCCAAAGTCCCGTTGAAACCTTAAGTGGGGGAATGCAGCGACGCTTAAATATAGCCGTCGCCCTAGTTCATCAGCCGAAACTGGTCATTTTAGACGAACCCACAACGGGTTTAGATATCGAAGCCCGATATGAAGTTTGGGACTTGATTCGCCGTCTCCAACGTCAAGGATTAACAATTTTATTAACCACTCACTTACTCGATGAAGCCGAACGCCTATGTCAGCGGATTGGCATTCTCAAAGGCGGACAAATCCTCGTCGAAGGGAGTTTAGATACCCTGCGCCAACGGATTCCCGCCCAAGAGATTGTGATTATCCAAACACAAGAAGAGGAACGTGCGATCGCGCGGGCGACAGAACTCGGTTTCACCCATCGCCGCTACGGGAATGATTTAGCTTTTTGGTTACCCGAAGCGTTAGATTTAAAAGAAATAATTGAGCGATTTGAGGGCATTTCCCTAGATTCAATCACTCGCCAACCTGTACGCTTAGAGCATATTTATATCGAAGTGACTCGATGAATGATTTTGGTAGGCAGAAGGGAAGCTGGGGGAGTGATGTAGAGACGTGCCATGGCGCGTCTGGGAGCTGGGTAAGAGGATTACCAATCAACCATGAATAATCAACAAATGACAAATGACAAATGACAAATAACAAATAACTAATCCAACTCCCGTCGCCCTTCCAACGCCCGTGCTAATGTCACCTCATCCGCATATTCTAAATCCCCACCCATGGGTAACCCAAAAGCAATTCGAGTCACCTTTGTAAACGGTTTCAATAGTTGACCAACATACAGCGTCGTCGTTTCCCCTTCCACACTCGGACTAATCGCTAAAATTACCTCTTGAATCTTCTGCTGGCTAACGCGGCGCACCAGTTGTTCAACGTGCAATTGTTCCGGTCCAATTCCATCCATGGGAGAAATCACTCCACCGAGAACATGATAATTCCCCCGATACTCCCGTGTTTTCTCCAACGCAATCACATCACGGGAATCCGCCACCACACAAAGGGTTGTTTTATCGCGATTCGGATTACGACAGATATCACACACCGATTCAGCCGACAGGTGAAAGCAAACCTGACACAAGCCAACCTGCTTTTTCGCCTCAATTAAAGCTTGCGCCAGGGCTTTGACTTCATCCTCTGAGCGTTTAATAATATGTAATGCCAATCGTTGAGCGGTTTTGGGACCCACTCCAGGTAAGCGTTGTAGTTGCTCGATCAATCGAGCTAGGGGGCGTGTGTAAACCGTGGTTGTTCTCCCAGTCTATGCGTTCACCTTACCTATAGTACGCCAATGCTAAGGTGACTTGATCAAGTCTTACGTTTCACGGTATCTGGCTGAATGAAGGTAAGAAAGGTGAGGAAGAAGTCAATTTATCCTCTTCTGTCTCCCTCATCTCCCCTATCTCGCCTTTCTTGAATGCTCTCGTTTGAATAACGCAGCAAAACCTAAAGCTGTGGCTGAACCAAGGATAGTCAGGGGTTCTGGAACATTCACGGGTTGGTCTGAAACAATGATTTGACCTGCTGCCACTTCTCCATTATCACCCACTTCTCCAATGTAAAGGAATAGTGAATTGCTAGGAGACACAGAACTGGTTAGATTAAATCCCACTTTTCCATTATCGCCTAAGCTGACAAATCCATTTGCCACAGGCGGAGGAAACGTTGTATTAGTTGTCGAATTACCGTCGAAACTTCCCAAAGTAGCAACCGTATTATCTATGCTATTACCCGTTGCTGTGGTTCCAAATAGTTTCGGATCAGTAGGCGATCGTTGTACTCCGGGCATGAAAATGGTTCTGGCTGTAAAATCAAATACGTCTAATCCCGGCAAGCTATTAATGTCTGCTGCATTATTAATCTGAGTCGTACTTAGCTTAATAGCGTCCAAATCGAAGCCACTAAATTGACCAGCCGCCCCACCAAGCCCACTACTGTTATCTTTAATTTGAATGGAATTGATATCAAAGTTAATAGCGGAAAGATCGGCACGGAATACAGCGGTTTGTGCCGGGTCGCCGCCTGTTACATTCGTTAACTTTTGGAAGTTGAGGTTTACTGTTGCTGCTGTGGCATTACCGCCAGACATTAAAGCAACTACAGTGGCGATAAAACTCAAACTTAATAAACTTGAGTTAGGTGACATAGATTTTCCCATAATTCATCACTTACTTAGATTGACTATTTAGAATATAATATCTTTTTTATAAATGTTTGAGGAGGATTTAAATTTCAATACTCTTCATGATATCGGTTTGAGATTCATAAGTAACCACAACGTTAAGAATCCCCACCTCAGATGATGGGGATTGTCTATTTACCAATATCC
Coding sequences within:
- a CDS encoding aromatic ring-hydroxylating dioxygenase subunit alpha translates to MTNLDVRQLRINLNHWYVVARSDEVKSKPIGVTLWHQNIVIFRDSTGEIHALENRCPHRQVQLSHGQVKGDLLECTYHGWQFKSTGTCVFVPYLAENQKLPSCAIRAYPVREKDGFIWLFPGEGDRNIRQPMGLPEWEHLNYIATVSRIDCNAHYSFLIENLMDMYHGHLHQDWQAWADPVLVDIDEDEHRVDAHYQAKSYYKIDKIWSISQLFFPALRRLHPEPLNVSYVYPHWVSSLGEDFRIYCLLCPINLRQTRAYLVHFTSLNAFWRLHKLPIWFRRWIKDSLFGSAQGLLDGLVRQDVQMIEEEQLAYLAHPEGRGYELNRALVTVQRVMGKQGEL
- a CDS encoding type IV pilin-like G/H family protein, which gives rise to MNLTDNLSTKPALTSPIPNGEEHAMIKGAIAKLGLISLLAGFSPTVQAQESPPYIPQTAAALALQGEVQEYLNAVNLAQLNYFLEYSQFATSLVELNLAGFQETENYRYLMLPAKNPRQGMIMIAQAKDPRLKSYAGATFVVSSGEIIKGIGGICETNLPSTSPPMIPTAPTFASTGILCPFGSHALTDFDRDRIL
- a CDS encoding FAD-dependent oxidoreductase; protein product: MTNDKLNRFYLSRRTALKLIGVAGVGSVIGYSRWAKPQPTVIQPDTLDLPRTLTQPKSVVVVGAGLAGLSCAYELSQRGFDVTLLERSPQLGGKIASWQIQVGDHALRMEHGFHGFFPQYYNLNRLVAELEIQDHFRSLEFYSVVFRDNQYQPEVFRPSRSAFPWNVVDLAIASSNRWRWGINLTKLKHWQVFREIGGFQIPDSFQRLDQLSVADWVKGEFPQGLYDLYFLPFAKSSLNAPDLLSVGELMQFFHFYFFGNPEGLAFDGTRQDMGRSLVEPIAQAIQNRQGTIVTEATVSSINWQDGQIHSISYQSGNTQPSVPFWVKRNRRMETDESDQTVDYYGAGDAMFALFPEENQAISLTCTHQGCTVQRQADGQFLCPCHGAVYNSQGQVIAGPAKRDLPRFNLMQSTEDEVQLVGISSPESPPVATETIQADYYVFATDVPGVQHLFKLAEGEVNSQVFQQVEQLAVADPFAVARFWFDRDFAWDHSNFTSLSGYRLTDSITLYHRIQDDYIQWHEKTGGSVVELHAYCYKEDEFPNQQVLLTTFAQELYEIVPELQTATMLHRELVNQKNFSGYPPGSYQERPETDSGVANLFFAGDWVKMPFPCGLMERAVSSGFLAANGIIHREGLQQRSLLSVNPEGIFSI
- a CDS encoding ABC transporter permease, encoding MNYWHETLAVAQRILIELGRRRRSLVFWGIFPISVLLLNGYILAERAQLSMAQAFENAAPSTLAGAALFFSCLGGTVATVVGEREQQTLKRLFISPLSGISYFLGIFCAHSAIAGGQAVLVYAIAACWGAKFQGSLVLGILIILQSIMAYVGVGFILGTQFARRTEDVNALVAAFGVPLLILGGAFLPTSLFPDTLLDIAQFNPIYHINEALLGVWANGAGLADIREHFLFLGVFALIMVVAGWLSYQRMLRVERRL
- a CDS encoding ABC transporter ATP-binding protein, with amino-acid sequence MLHIENLCKSYGNRHVLQNLTLHIHPGEIYGLLGPNGAGKTTTINSICNLLKADSGTITINHQPVSDATKTLIGIAPQENLLYKTLTCAENLHFFARIYGLSKRQRQQQVHTCLDAVNLCDRAQSPVETLSGGMQRRLNIAVALVHQPKLVILDEPTTGLDIEARYEVWDLIRRLQRQGLTILLTTHLLDEAERLCQRIGILKGGQILVEGSLDTLRQRIPAQEIVIIQTQEEERAIARATELGFTHRRYGNDLAFWLPEALDLKEIIERFEGISLDSITRQPVRLEHIYIEVTR
- a CDS encoding PEP-CTERM sorting domain-containing protein is translated as MSPNSSLLSLSFIATVVALMSGGNATAATVNLNFQKLTNVTGGDPAQTAVFRADLSAINFDINSIQIKDNSSGLGGAAGQFSGFDLDAIKLSTTQINNAADINSLPGLDVFDFTARTIFMPGVQRSPTDPKLFGTTATGNSIDNTVATLGSFDGNSTTNTTFPPPVANGFVSLGDNGKVGFNLTSSVSPSNSLFLYIGEVGDNGEVAAGQIIVSDQPVNVPEPLTILGSATALGFAALFKREHSRKAR